The proteins below are encoded in one region of Thermosulfurimonas marina:
- the coaBC gene encoding bifunctional phosphopantothenoylcysteine decarboxylase/phosphopantothenate--cysteine ligase CoaBC, giving the protein MLEGRQILLGICGGIAAYKSAELCRALVRQGARVRTVLTTGAEAFVSPLLFETLSRDRAFRQRDFLAPQGGLIPHTDLAAWAEAVVVAPATASFLAKLSRGEPSDLLTAIIMAFSGPVLLAPAMNVNMWRHPATQENVARLREFGYRVVEPGEGALACGLSGPGRLPPLEDLLFEIESLLSEKPLSGKRVLITGGPTREPIDAVRFISNPSSGRMAVALARAALLLGAEVHLVHGPLSVAPPKGVRTYPVGRAEEMLAQARRLFPECEIAILAAAVCDLAPERGLPGKTPKEDLPRELRLRPTPDIARELAAIRRPGQILVGFALEERERLPERALKKLSEKGFDFLAANPLESFEAEDTEVLFFSSQRPSPQVFKGSKERVALDLLREVARALCGQT; this is encoded by the coding sequence ATGCTTGAAGGCCGTCAGATCCTTCTGGGAATCTGTGGGGGGATCGCCGCTTACAAGAGTGCGGAGCTGTGCCGGGCCCTGGTGCGTCAGGGGGCCCGGGTACGGACCGTGCTCACCACCGGGGCCGAGGCCTTTGTCTCCCCCCTCCTTTTTGAGACCTTAAGCCGGGACCGGGCCTTTCGTCAGAGAGACTTTCTGGCCCCTCAAGGAGGTCTTATCCCTCATACGGATCTTGCGGCCTGGGCCGAGGCGGTGGTGGTGGCCCCGGCCACGGCCAGTTTTTTGGCCAAGCTCTCCCGGGGGGAACCCTCGGACCTTCTTACGGCCATCATTATGGCCTTTTCCGGACCGGTGCTCCTGGCCCCGGCCATGAACGTGAACATGTGGCGGCATCCGGCCACCCAGGAAAACGTGGCCCGGCTGCGGGAATTCGGCTATCGGGTAGTGGAGCCCGGAGAAGGGGCCCTGGCCTGTGGCCTTAGCGGCCCGGGGAGACTACCCCCCCTCGAAGACTTGCTTTTCGAGATCGAAAGCCTCCTTTCCGAAAAGCCCCTTTCCGGAAAGCGCGTTCTCATCACCGGTGGGCCTACTCGGGAACCCATTGATGCCGTGCGCTTTATCTCTAACCCCTCCTCCGGAAGGATGGCCGTAGCCCTGGCCCGGGCGGCCCTTCTCCTAGGGGCCGAGGTCCATCTGGTACACGGACCCCTTTCGGTGGCCCCCCCTAAAGGGGTGCGGACCTATCCGGTCGGCAGGGCCGAAGAGATGCTGGCCCAGGCCCGCCGGCTCTTTCCAGAATGCGAAATAGCCATCCTGGCCGCCGCGGTCTGCGATCTGGCTCCGGAAAGGGGTCTTCCCGGGAAGACCCCCAAAGAAGACCTTCCGCGAGAGCTCCGGCTGCGGCCTACCCCGGATATCGCCCGGGAGCTTGCGGCCATAAGGCGTCCGGGACAGATCCTGGTAGGTTTTGCCCTAGAAGAGAGGGAAAGGCTCCCGGAGCGGGCCTTAAAAAAACTCTCCGAAAAGGGCTTCGACTTTCTGGCGGCCAATCCCCTGGAAAGTTTCGAAGCCGAAGATACAGAAGTGCTTTTCTTTTCCTCCCAGAGGCCTTCTCCGCAAGTCTTCAAGGGTTCAAAGGAAAGGGTGGCCCTGGACCTTTTAAGGGAGGTGGCCCGTGCCCTATGCGGCCAGACTTAA
- a CDS encoding GNAT family N-acetyltransferase encodes MHLKKIDRPHPELLEKLVELYERAYQEDLRYAEIGRRRIKRYLKWLFKHARGAFWVAFEGEEPVGFVALEEMGPVPEIHEIVVSPEWRGRSLAEKLMQEALDYLSRRGFSRVALWVGEHNQRARHFYEKMGFQITEKAGVWLRMEKELQERERASSLRTRQAVSASESERVSSGV; translated from the coding sequence ATGCACCTTAAAAAAATAGATCGTCCCCATCCCGAACTTCTGGAAAAGCTGGTGGAGCTTTACGAACGGGCCTACCAGGAGGATCTGCGCTACGCGGAAATTGGCCGTCGGAGGATCAAGCGCTATCTCAAGTGGCTTTTCAAACACGCCCGGGGAGCCTTCTGGGTGGCCTTCGAGGGAGAGGAACCGGTGGGGTTCGTGGCCCTAGAGGAAATGGGACCGGTGCCTGAGATCCACGAGATCGTGGTTTCCCCGGAGTGGCGGGGCAGAAGCCTTGCGGAAAAACTCATGCAGGAGGCCCTGGACTATCTTTCCCGTCGGGGTTTTTCCCGGGTGGCCCTCTGGGTGGGAGAACACAACCAGCGGGCCCGGCATTTCTACGAAAAAATGGGGTTTCAGATTACGGAGAAGGCCGGAGTCTGGTTGCGCATGGAAAAAGAGCTTCAGGAGAGGGAAAGGGCCAGTTCCTTAAGGACTCGCCAGGCGGTCTCCGCCTCGGAAAGCGAAAGGGTCTCCTCCGGGGTGTGA
- a CDS encoding M20 family metallopeptidase yields the protein MKERLRDLILKLASIRSESGREAEILAFIEGWLSARGLPTLRQEVPGCAPNLLVFFSQDPELLLTTHVDTVPPELGLYPPRAEGDQLYGLGVCDAKAGVALLMLLAEEFAGRSLPLALAFLVDEENEGRGSARLAEEYRFPSAVVLEPTHLTVAIAEGGSIEYEVEVRGRAVHGSLAFRGENAIERAMEVVSGLKRLPFLYEEHPMLGPSGFNVEKFMGGDGQLRVPDRVELEIEFRILPGQNLATIRQEIENYFRQFSWVSFRVKDISEAYSLSREARVVKLLSEAFERATGREAVLSGMPSWTDAAHLAAAGTEAVVFGPGDLALCHTPEETLSLSEAETAWRVLKELALSLS from the coding sequence ATGAAAGAGAGGCTGCGCGATCTCATCCTGAAGCTGGCCAGCATCCGCAGCGAAAGCGGAAGGGAGGCGGAAATCCTGGCCTTTATCGAAGGCTGGCTTTCGGCCCGGGGGCTTCCTACCCTGCGCCAGGAGGTCCCCGGCTGTGCGCCCAACCTCCTGGTCTTCTTTTCCCAAGACCCCGAACTCCTCCTCACCACCCATGTGGACACCGTGCCCCCGGAGCTGGGCCTTTATCCTCCTCGGGCCGAAGGAGATCAGCTCTACGGCCTGGGAGTCTGTGATGCCAAGGCGGGGGTAGCCCTTCTCATGCTTTTAGCGGAAGAATTCGCGGGAAGAAGTCTCCCTTTGGCCCTGGCCTTTCTGGTGGACGAAGAAAACGAGGGCCGAGGTTCGGCCCGGCTGGCCGAGGAGTATCGCTTTCCCTCCGCGGTGGTCCTGGAGCCCACCCATCTCACCGTGGCCATTGCCGAGGGCGGGTCCATAGAATACGAAGTGGAGGTGAGGGGGCGGGCGGTGCACGGGAGTCTCGCCTTCCGGGGAGAAAACGCCATCGAGCGGGCTATGGAGGTGGTAAGCGGGCTCAAGCGCCTTCCCTTTCTTTACGAGGAGCATCCCATGCTGGGGCCTTCGGGATTCAACGTGGAGAAATTCATGGGAGGCGATGGACAGCTCCGGGTCCCCGACCGGGTAGAGCTAGAGATCGAATTCCGGATCCTTCCGGGACAGAATTTGGCAACCATTCGGCAGGAGATCGAAAATTACTTCCGTCAATTCTCTTGGGTGAGCTTTCGGGTAAAGGATATCTCGGAGGCCTACAGTCTTTCCCGAGAGGCCCGGGTGGTGAAGCTTCTTTCCGAAGCCTTTGAGCGGGCCACCGGACGGGAGGCCGTCCTTTCCGGAATGCCTAGCTGGACCGACGCCGCCCATCTGGCCGCGGCGGGTACGGAAGCCGTGGTCTTCGGTCCGGGGGATCTCGCCCTCTGTCACACCCCGGAGGAGACCCTTTCGCTTTCCGAGGCGGAGACCGCCTGGCGAGTCCTTAAGGAACTGGCCCTTTCCCTCTCCTGA
- a CDS encoding DUF169 domain-containing protein, which translates to MEGRRIASLLLSTLRLYHDPVAVTFLTGDSPSGLPRPKNRLSLCQVLAHVREVGEPVLVLPEDLHCQTAAFVCGWPFKEEKVRKTLSKFLKPEPAENLYRKRPRLPEGAFRGFLFEPLARVEGQPQAVLLVVDALQAAHLLDFYLYAEGLPELPLTHYPNAAVCGTMVKAYLEDRPVLSLPCPGAFSSGKMDRGELVLGFSTRAFLQVVSVLEEKASQGKVSFLGGAHLVGEDICRNCPLIAFKEK; encoded by the coding sequence ATGGAAGGCCGCAGAATAGCCTCCCTTCTTCTTTCCACCTTGAGACTTTATCACGATCCGGTGGCCGTAACCTTCCTTACCGGGGACTCTCCTTCCGGACTTCCGCGCCCTAAAAATCGCCTCTCCCTGTGTCAGGTGTTGGCCCATGTGCGGGAGGTGGGAGAGCCTGTGTTGGTCCTTCCGGAGGATCTGCACTGCCAGACCGCGGCCTTTGTGTGCGGCTGGCCCTTCAAAGAAGAAAAGGTCCGTAAGACGCTTTCTAAGTTCCTCAAACCCGAGCCTGCCGAGAACCTTTACCGGAAAAGGCCTCGCCTTCCGGAAGGGGCCTTCCGGGGTTTTCTCTTTGAACCCTTGGCCCGGGTAGAGGGTCAGCCCCAGGCCGTCCTCCTGGTGGTGGATGCCCTTCAGGCCGCCCATCTCTTAGACTTTTATCTTTATGCCGAAGGGCTTCCGGAGCTCCCCCTTACTCACTATCCCAATGCGGCCGTCTGCGGGACCATGGTCAAGGCCTATCTCGAAGACCGGCCGGTACTTTCGCTCCCTTGTCCCGGGGCCTTCTCCTCCGGGAAGATGGACCGGGGAGAACTGGTTTTGGGCTTTTCCACCCGGGCCTTCCTCCAAGTGGTCTCCGTGCTGGAAGAGAAGGCCTCCCAGGGGAAGGTTTCATTTTTGGGCGGGGCCCATCTCGTGGGAGAGGATATTTGCCGCAACTGTCCCCTCATCGCCTTCAAGGAAAAATGA
- the metG gene encoding methionine--tRNA ligase — protein sequence MAFYITTPIYYVNAEPHLGHAYTTVVADVVARLKRLKGEEVFFLTGTDEHGDKIVRAAEAAGLSPQEYVDRIAEKFRRTWPLLHIEYSRFIRTTDPAHKRVVQRVLDELYQKGELSFGEYEGLYCFGCERFLTPKELVDGVCPDHRTPPTPLKEANYFFDLARHQEWLLDHLKGHPDFIQPPGYREEVLGLLREPLEPLCISRPKSRLSWGIEFPFDPRFVTYVWFDALLNYLSGIGYPEDPSWPKWWAAAEHVIAKDILKPHAVYWPIMLRAMGLPPYRRLHVHGYWNLNQAKMSKSLGNVVRPEDLVARYGADRVRYFLLREMAFGQDAEFSEEALVVRTNAELANDFGNLVFRTLSMVKKYFGGEVPSPGEEAPEDRELAEGVLSRVQAYLEEMEAFRFHRGLALLNEAVNLANRYVDRVAPWELHKKGVQARLSRVLYQLLEGLRVLAVALSPVMPRSSEILLQNLGLSPAEELSAEAALSWGRLKPGGRVERGPVLFPRLEKPLFEEEKPSEEEKMAENLYPLEEFKKWDLRVAEVVAAERVPGTDRLLKLTVRCPEERTVVAGIAEHYRPEELVGKKVVLVANLKPAKIRGVLSQGMILAAKDSSGLKLLVPEGEVEPGAEVG from the coding sequence ATGGCCTTTTATATCACCACGCCCATCTACTACGTAAACGCCGAACCCCACCTGGGGCACGCCTACACCACGGTGGTGGCCGATGTGGTGGCCCGTCTCAAGCGTCTTAAAGGGGAGGAGGTCTTTTTTCTTACCGGGACCGACGAACACGGAGACAAGATCGTACGGGCGGCGGAGGCTGCCGGGCTTTCCCCTCAAGAATATGTGGATCGTATCGCGGAAAAATTCCGCCGAACCTGGCCTCTTCTCCACATCGAATATTCCCGTTTCATCCGCACTACGGACCCGGCCCACAAACGGGTGGTCCAGCGGGTGCTGGACGAACTTTACCAAAAGGGAGAGCTCTCCTTCGGAGAATATGAGGGGCTTTATTGCTTCGGTTGCGAGCGTTTTCTCACCCCGAAGGAATTGGTGGATGGGGTGTGTCCGGACCACCGCACCCCTCCCACCCCCCTTAAGGAAGCCAACTATTTTTTTGACCTGGCCCGCCATCAGGAATGGCTTCTCGACCACCTCAAAGGCCATCCGGATTTCATCCAACCCCCGGGCTATCGGGAAGAGGTCCTGGGTCTTCTGCGGGAACCTTTAGAGCCCCTTTGCATCTCCCGCCCCAAGAGTCGTCTTTCCTGGGGGATCGAATTTCCCTTCGACCCCCGTTTTGTTACCTACGTCTGGTTTGACGCCCTTCTTAATTATCTTTCGGGCATCGGCTATCCCGAAGATCCCTCCTGGCCCAAGTGGTGGGCCGCCGCGGAGCACGTGATCGCCAAGGACATCCTCAAGCCACACGCGGTTTACTGGCCCATCATGCTCCGGGCCATGGGGCTTCCTCCCTACCGCAGGCTCCACGTCCACGGCTACTGGAATCTCAATCAGGCCAAGATGTCTAAGAGCCTGGGGAATGTGGTGCGGCCGGAGGATCTGGTGGCTCGCTACGGGGCGGACCGAGTTCGTTATTTCCTCCTGCGGGAGATGGCCTTTGGCCAGGACGCGGAATTCAGCGAGGAGGCCCTGGTGGTGCGCACCAATGCCGAGCTGGCCAATGACTTCGGGAACCTGGTCTTCCGCACCCTCTCCATGGTGAAAAAGTACTTCGGAGGGGAAGTCCCCTCCCCCGGAGAGGAGGCCCCGGAAGATCGCGAGCTGGCCGAAGGGGTCCTTTCTCGGGTGCAGGCCTATCTAGAGGAGATGGAGGCCTTCCGGTTCCACCGAGGGTTAGCTCTGCTCAACGAGGCCGTTAATCTGGCCAATCGCTATGTGGATCGCGTCGCCCCTTGGGAGCTCCACAAGAAGGGGGTGCAGGCCCGACTTTCCCGGGTGCTCTATCAGCTTCTCGAAGGCCTGCGGGTCCTGGCGGTGGCCCTTTCCCCGGTCATGCCGCGATCCTCGGAAATCCTTTTGCAAAATTTGGGACTTTCCCCGGCGGAAGAACTTTCGGCAGAGGCGGCCCTCAGCTGGGGACGCCTCAAGCCTGGGGGGCGAGTGGAACGAGGTCCGGTGCTTTTTCCACGGCTGGAAAAGCCCCTCTTTGAGGAGGAAAAGCCTTCGGAGGAGGAAAAGATGGCCGAAAATCTCTACCCCCTTGAAGAATTCAAGAAGTGGGATCTGCGGGTGGCAGAGGTGGTGGCTGCCGAAAGGGTCCCGGGGACGGATCGCCTCCTCAAACTCACCGTGCGCTGTCCGGAGGAACGCACGGTGGTGGCCGGTATTGCCGAACATTACCGGCCGGAAGAATTGGTGGGCAAGAAGGTGGTCCTGGTGGCCAACCTCAAACCGGCCAAGATCCGGGGCGTCCTCTCTCAGGGGATGATTCTTGCAGCCAAAGACTCCTCGGGCCTTAAACTCCTGGTGCCCGAAGGGGAAGTGGAGCCCGGAGCGGAGGTGGGTTAG
- a CDS encoding PSP1 domain-containing protein, translating to MSEERQKTSERIFVTEVVLREGWPGIHVESEGAFPLHTLVLVEFPEGRREVARTVSRSVPLPLPAGRLPRALRKANRSEIRRWQENIKFEEKAEELCRKFAAELGLEMKLTRVERLFDRSKIIFYYTAEGRIDFRELVRQLVRALRTRIEMRQIGVRNEAALHGGLACCGRELCCAAFLKEFAPVSIRMAKEQSLPLDPEKISGVCGRLLCCLLYEHHVYQELSRSLPKLGKRIRTPVGPCRVVRYNIFRQTVVLENQEGREVEIPAEELRQILSENQEGA from the coding sequence GTGTCGGAGGAGCGTCAGAAAACCTCAGAAAGGATCTTTGTAACCGAAGTGGTCTTGCGGGAAGGCTGGCCCGGGATCCATGTGGAGTCCGAGGGGGCTTTCCCCCTGCACACTTTAGTTCTCGTGGAATTTCCTGAAGGGCGCCGGGAGGTGGCCCGAACGGTCTCCCGCAGTGTGCCCCTTCCGCTGCCCGCCGGCCGTCTCCCCAGGGCTCTGCGTAAGGCTAATCGGAGTGAGATCCGACGATGGCAGGAAAATATTAAGTTTGAGGAAAAGGCCGAGGAGCTTTGCCGGAAGTTCGCCGCGGAGCTGGGGCTAGAGATGAAACTGACCCGGGTGGAAAGACTTTTTGATCGGAGCAAGATCATCTTCTACTACACCGCCGAGGGGCGCATCGATTTTCGGGAGCTCGTGCGGCAGCTGGTTCGGGCCCTGCGCACCCGAATCGAGATGCGCCAGATCGGGGTGCGCAACGAGGCCGCCCTGCACGGGGGGCTGGCCTGTTGTGGCCGGGAGCTGTGCTGTGCGGCCTTCCTCAAAGAGTTTGCCCCGGTGTCCATCCGCATGGCCAAGGAACAGAGCCTCCCCTTGGACCCGGAAAAGATCTCCGGGGTCTGCGGACGGCTCCTCTGTTGCCTTCTTTACGAACACCATGTCTATCAGGAACTTTCCCGGAGCCTTCCCAAGCTGGGTAAAAGGATCCGCACCCCGGTGGGGCCCTGCCGGGTGGTGCGTTACAATATCTTTCGTCAGACGGTGGTCCTGGAAAACCAAGAGGGCCGGGAGGTGGAAATCCCGGCTGAGGAATTGCGCCAGATCCTGTCCGAAAACCAGGAGGGGGCGTAG
- a CDS encoding 4Fe-4S binding protein, giving the protein MRRWKRIIKTLFVLDLTNGRLNLFEEFPALKRFFYNRRYFAYIRGFGDLVFLILILLGLFGPQDPRRNAMLFVAWGIWWTSVVLSWFFVGRMWCAFCPFPGLARLLQHLGLSRLKNPPKWLTCKGLHLATAGFFFIIWAETVTGMKESPFLTALLLLAIVGGATVCGILFRGYTWCRYLCPLGKIIGSASTMALTEFRADLKKCSQCKTFACRRGRNGLKPCPVFLGAYHAKNNLVCLVCGHCLILCEHDSPALYLRHPFREQIINKGRYITCSYVIPLLMGSQVARFIYEGPYFSQIVSPLGLGKTAGFTLLFALTTLVFIQLIRLGSILFVYYEDELFGRFSPMIPVVMPLAFTGELIYRLRYFLQNVGDFLPTLGRQLGISAFVGFHFAVPETVLVALNLFLLALGYAGGIYVSFYFYRKEFEGLVPRANFFLIQLILAIFVFIYVFLVS; this is encoded by the coding sequence ATGAGGCGCTGGAAGAGGATTATTAAGACCCTCTTTGTCCTGGATCTCACGAACGGACGCTTGAATCTCTTTGAAGAATTTCCTGCGCTCAAAAGATTTTTTTATAATCGGCGCTATTTTGCCTATATTCGGGGCTTTGGGGATTTAGTTTTCTTGATTCTTATCCTTTTGGGGCTTTTTGGGCCTCAGGATCCCCGGCGCAACGCCATGCTTTTTGTGGCCTGGGGGATTTGGTGGACCAGTGTAGTGCTCTCTTGGTTTTTTGTAGGGCGTATGTGGTGTGCCTTCTGCCCCTTCCCGGGGCTGGCCCGGCTTTTACAGCATCTGGGTCTCTCCCGATTGAAAAATCCTCCAAAATGGCTGACCTGTAAAGGCCTGCACCTGGCCACCGCCGGTTTCTTTTTCATCATCTGGGCCGAAACGGTAACGGGCATGAAAGAATCCCCTTTTCTTACGGCCCTTCTTCTTCTGGCCATCGTGGGCGGGGCTACGGTCTGCGGGATCCTCTTTCGGGGCTACACCTGGTGCCGCTATCTCTGTCCCTTGGGCAAGATCATCGGTTCGGCCTCCACCATGGCCCTTACCGAATTCCGGGCCGACCTTAAGAAGTGTTCCCAGTGCAAGACCTTTGCCTGTCGGCGCGGGCGCAACGGACTTAAACCCTGTCCGGTCTTCCTCGGGGCCTATCACGCCAAGAACAATCTGGTCTGTCTGGTCTGCGGACACTGTCTCATCCTCTGCGAACACGACTCGCCGGCCCTCTACTTGCGCCATCCCTTTCGGGAGCAGATCATCAACAAGGGGCGTTATATCACCTGCAGCTACGTGATCCCCCTTCTTATGGGCTCTCAGGTGGCCCGCTTTATCTACGAAGGCCCTTACTTTTCACAGATAGTGAGTCCTCTAGGCTTAGGGAAAACCGCGGGCTTTACCCTCCTTTTCGCCCTGACCACCCTGGTCTTTATCCAGCTCATTCGCCTGGGTTCCATCCTTTTTGTCTATTACGAAGACGAGCTTTTCGGTCGTTTCTCTCCCATGATCCCCGTGGTTATGCCCCTGGCCTTTACCGGAGAGCTTATTTACCGCCTGCGTTACTTTCTTCAGAATGTGGGAGACTTTTTGCCCACCTTGGGCCGTCAGCTGGGGATCTCCGCCTTTGTCGGTTTTCATTTTGCGGTCCCGGAAACGGTTCTGGTGGCCCTCAATCTCTTTTTGTTGGCCCTGGGGTATGCTGGAGGAATTTACGTATCTTTTTATTTTTATCGCAAAGAATTCGAAGGATTGGTTCCACGAGCAAATTTTTTCCTGATTCAGCTTATTCTGGCTATTTTCGTTTTTATTTACGTTTTTCTGGTAAGTTGA
- the mobB gene encoding molybdopterin-guanine dinucleotide biosynthesis protein B, with protein sequence MPPVITLVGPHAVGKTTVGEALVRILTFRGLSVGVLKSTKEASGETDRPGTDTTRYRAAGAQKVALWGREILVSYQEAPEREAFFEVLFRHYSDCDLVLAEGFKGLSFLPKIEVARKEISEKLLELPGTIAVVADFRPETRLPVFEFEEKEALADFISERLGRGLEPQVELLVDGRPVGLKRFVREALAGTLLGFLSSLRGVSPQRQTIEIRLNLPEKRK encoded by the coding sequence GTGCCCCCGGTGATCACCCTGGTGGGACCGCATGCGGTGGGAAAGACCACCGTGGGGGAAGCTCTGGTGCGGATTCTCACCTTCCGGGGGCTTTCTGTAGGAGTCCTCAAGTCCACCAAGGAGGCCTCCGGCGAGACCGATCGACCGGGGACGGATACCACCCGCTACCGGGCCGCCGGGGCCCAAAAAGTGGCCCTCTGGGGAAGAGAAATCCTCGTAAGCTATCAAGAGGCTCCGGAGCGGGAGGCCTTCTTCGAGGTCCTCTTTCGGCACTATTCCGACTGTGATCTGGTGCTGGCCGAGGGCTTCAAGGGGCTTTCTTTTCTTCCCAAAATCGAGGTGGCCCGCAAGGAGATTTCCGAAAAACTTCTCGAACTTCCCGGGACTATAGCCGTGGTGGCGGACTTCCGCCCGGAGACCAGACTTCCGGTCTTCGAGTTCGAGGAAAAGGAGGCCCTGGCGGACTTCATTTCCGAGCGTTTGGGTCGCGGGCTGGAACCCCAGGTGGAGCTCCTGGTAGACGGCCGGCCGGTGGGGCTAAAACGGTTCGTCCGCGAGGCTCTTGCCGGAACCCTCCTTGGGTTTCTGTCTAGCCTCCGAGGAGTGTCCCCCCAAAGGCAGACCATAGAGATTCGTCTCAACTTACCAGAAAAACGTAAATAA
- a CDS encoding metal-dependent hydrolase — MEITFYGHATFKIVTPKGVKILIDPWLTNPQAPKEIDRGPYDLILITHAHGDHLGEALEVAEGAEVVAIHEIQQWLAARGVQKATGMNIGGTYATRGLKITMVPALHSSSFPDGTYGGEPCGFVIEMEDGQRIYHAGDTGLFAEMAFIGELYRPEVALLPIGSHYVMGPREAAKACELLQPKMVVPMHYGTFPVLSGTPEELEEALAARGLSVEVKVLSPGETLRI; from the coding sequence ATGGAGATTACTTTTTACGGGCATGCGACCTTCAAGATAGTCACCCCCAAGGGAGTGAAGATCCTTATCGACCCTTGGCTTACCAACCCCCAGGCCCCCAAGGAGATCGACCGTGGCCCCTACGATCTCATCCTCATCACCCACGCCCATGGGGATCACCTGGGAGAGGCCCTGGAGGTGGCCGAAGGAGCCGAGGTGGTGGCCATTCATGAGATTCAGCAGTGGCTGGCCGCCCGCGGGGTTCAAAAGGCCACCGGCATGAATATCGGCGGGACCTACGCCACCCGGGGCCTTAAGATCACCATGGTGCCGGCCCTTCACAGCTCCTCTTTTCCGGACGGCACTTATGGGGGGGAACCCTGCGGCTTCGTGATCGAAATGGAAGACGGCCAACGGATCTATCACGCCGGAGACACCGGCCTTTTTGCCGAAATGGCCTTCATCGGGGAGCTCTACCGTCCGGAGGTAGCCCTCCTTCCCATCGGGAGTCACTACGTGATGGGGCCCCGGGAGGCGGCTAAGGCCTGCGAACTTCTCCAGCCGAAAATGGTGGTCCCCATGCACTACGGGACCTTCCCCGTGCTCTCCGGGACCCCGGAGGAGCTGGAAGAAGCCCTAGCCGCCCGGGGCCTTTCGGTGGAAGTAAAAGTGCTCTCCCCGGGAGAGACTCTCCGGATCTGA
- the porB gene encoding pyruvate synthase subunit PorB, protein MRKEWAKFKGFSAKNLPKEEPLAPGHRACQGCGEVLALRLALKALGLNVIAVSATGCMEIISSPFPYTSWRVPWLHVAFENAAAVASGVEAALKALKRKGRFPKNRRVDVVAFAGDGGTADIGLQALSGALERGHDFVYICLDNEAYMNTGVQRSSCTPYGAMTTTSPPGARSFGQMTWKKNVPAIAAAHNIPYVATATPAYFLDLMNKVKKAALVDGPAYVHIYSPCPTGWGTKGEDSITLAKLAVETRIFPLYEVIDGKYYLTRKVTKPKPVEEYLKRQRRFRHLTEAQIREIQERVDAEYERLLKLAECL, encoded by the coding sequence ATGCGGAAAGAATGGGCCAAATTCAAGGGGTTTAGCGCCAAGAATCTCCCGAAAGAGGAGCCTCTTGCTCCCGGACACCGGGCCTGTCAAGGTTGCGGAGAGGTCCTGGCCCTGAGGCTGGCCCTAAAGGCCCTGGGTCTGAACGTTATCGCCGTGAGCGCCACCGGTTGCATGGAGATCATCTCTAGTCCCTTTCCCTATACCTCCTGGCGGGTACCCTGGCTCCATGTAGCCTTTGAGAACGCGGCTGCCGTGGCCTCGGGGGTGGAAGCCGCCCTTAAGGCCTTGAAGCGCAAAGGGCGTTTCCCCAAAAATCGCCGGGTAGATGTGGTGGCCTTTGCTGGAGACGGAGGCACGGCGGACATCGGGCTTCAGGCCCTCTCCGGCGCCCTGGAGCGGGGGCACGACTTTGTCTATATCTGCCTGGATAACGAGGCTTACATGAATACCGGGGTCCAGCGTTCGAGCTGCACTCCTTACGGGGCCATGACCACCACCAGCCCTCCGGGGGCCAGGTCCTTCGGCCAGATGACCTGGAAGAAGAACGTCCCGGCCATTGCGGCGGCCCACAATATTCCTTATGTGGCCACGGCCACCCCGGCCTACTTCTTGGACCTCATGAATAAGGTCAAGAAGGCCGCTCTGGTGGACGGGCCGGCCTATGTGCACATCTATTCCCCCTGTCCTACCGGTTGGGGAACCAAGGGAGAAGATTCCATTACCCTGGCCAAACTTGCGGTGGAGACCCGGATCTTTCCCCTCTACGAGGTTATCGACGGGAAATATTACCTCACCCGGAAGGTGACCAAGCCTAAGCCCGTAGAGGAGTATCTCAAGCGCCAGCGCCGGTTCCGTCACCTCACCGAAGCCCAGATTCGGGAAATCCAGGAGCGGGTGGATGCGGAATACGAGCGGCTTCTCAAGCTAGCCGAGTGCCTCTAG